From the Tripterygium wilfordii isolate XIE 37 chromosome 6, ASM1340144v1, whole genome shotgun sequence genome, one window contains:
- the LOC120001018 gene encoding zinc-finger homeodomain protein 5: protein MELNGQEINDLRAQARREGNQVLSYTSPKPDRAPKPSLTSGSNSKTSLVRYRECLRNHAANVGGNVFDGCGEFMPGGEEGTIEALKCAACDCHRNFHRKEVDGESSQFSASSRRCVVPSLQLPAPLTSPTVLHHQKYTHANPIQSMNVGFGGNESSSEDLNAFHSNVEGMGAPPPYMLSKKRFRTKFTQEQKERMFEFAEKIEWRISKQVEEEVDRFCAEAEVKRQVFKVWMHNNKNNVKKETPEPLDREESKDHI, encoded by the coding sequence ATGGAGTTGAATGGGCAAGAAATCAATGATTTGAGAGCACAagcaagaagagaaggaaaccAAGTTCTTAGTTACACTTCACCAAAGCCAGATCGAGCGCCTAAACCCAGTTTAACGAGCGGATCCAACTCCAAAACCTCTCTTGTTAGGTACAGAGAATGTCTCCGCAACCACGCAGCCAACGTGGGAGGGAATGTGTTCGATGGGTGTGGTGAGTTCATGCCTGGTGGAGAGGAAGGTACAATCGAAGCCTTGAAGTGTGCGGCTTGCGATTGTCACCGCAACTTCCACCGCAAAGAAGTTGATGGCGAGTCAAGCCAGTTCAGCGCCAGCTCGAGAAGATGTGTGGTCCCGAGCTTGCAATTACCCGCTCCATTGACATCACCTACCGTACTGCACCATCAAAAGTATACCCACGCAAATCCAATTCAATCCATGAACGTCGGATTTGGTGGGAATGAGTCCTCGAGCGAGGATCTCAATGCGTTTCATTCTAATGTGGAGGGAATGGGGGCTCCGCCGCCTTATATGTTGTCGAAGAAGCGGTTCCGGACCAAGTTTACGCAGGAGCAGAAGGAGAGGATGTTTGAGTTTGCGGAGAAGATCGAGTGGAGGATCTCAAAGCAAGTTGAGGAGGAAGTGGACAGGTTTTGCGCTGAAGCTGAAGTGAAGAGGCAGGTTTTCAAGGTTTGGATGCACAATAATAAGAACAATGTCAAGAAGGAAACTCCAGAGCCGTTAGATCGGGAAGAATCAAAGGACCATATTTAG
- the LOC120000748 gene encoding peroxiredoxin-2D-like → MASSVNNIAATFATVTGSSSSTISASSSVSTSSLTSFPLSIPQRPLSVSWNPHTSLPKSHTPSLINLYGPPGPRRSFNSISTVKSKPIAVPVGYKLPDVTLSYLAQNGAVQFVSLRRLCKGKRVVLVGVSAAFSPSCTRFVKRVESEKSRAVDLLACVAFNDVFVMKAWGENLAVGEKVMMLSDGGGELCGALGMTVDAGATACFGLGVRPRRFCLSAVNGVVTSINFDDDVEDDALPSIKSTFHVVKGKQLSCITFSQWMKSGVVKDWIFALRDPIRACA, encoded by the exons ATGGCTTCCTCTGTGAACAACATTGCCGCTACATTTGCCACCGTAACtggttcatcatcatcaacaatatcTGCCTCTTCGAGTGTCTCTACGTCAAGTCTAACAAGCTTCCCTCTCTCAATCCCTCAAAGGCCCCTCTCTGTTTCATGGAATCCACACACATCCCTCCCGAAGTCCCACACTCCCTCCCTCATCAACCTCTACGGTCCGCCCGGCCCACGCCGTTCTTTTAATTCAATCTCCACCGTCAAATCGAAGCCGATTGCTGTCCCCGTTGGATACAAGCTCCCTGACGTAACCCTCTCGTATCTTGCGCAAAACGGCGCCGTTCAGTTTGTCTCTCTCAGGAGGCTTTGCAAGGGAAAGCGAGTTGTATTGGTCGGTGTATCGGCTGCGTTTTCGCCGAGTTGTACTCGGTTTGTGAAGCGGGTGGAGTCGGAGAAGTCGAGGGCGGTGGATTTGTTGGCATGTGTTGCGTTCAACGATGTGTTTGTGATGAAGGCATGGGGTGAGAATCTGGCCGTTGgtgagaaggtaatgatgttATCCGACGGTGGTGGAGAGTTGTGTGGGGCCTTGGGGATGACCGTTGATGCTGGCGCCACTGCTTGTTTCGGGTTGGGCGTAAGGCCAAGACGGTTTTGTTTGTCCGCTGTAAACGGCGTCGTTACAAGCATtaactttgatgatgatgtagAAGATGATGCTCTACCTTCTATCAAATCAACT TTTCATgtggtaaaaggtaaacaactttcGTGCATAACGTTTTCGCAATGGATGAAGTCGGGGGTTGTCAAAGACTGGATCTTTGCACTTCGCGACCCTATCCGAGCATGTGCTTAG
- the LOC120000846 gene encoding uncharacterized protein LOC120000846 encodes MAKLALTLAFLLSLTLSIHSALGAFEPAELLRDQFKDAATVMEGTTQSIQNNAVEMMDNAKDSSVSWTDWAKDKLEMLGFSSGSPSPAASTAEAPANAAAPSSYTFSESTGSVGAGPAGAPQAY; translated from the exons aTGGCAAAGTTGGCTTTAACCCTGGCGTTCTTGCTGTCACTAACCCTTTCAATCCATTCAGCATTGGGTGCGTTTGAACCAGCTGAACTCTTACGCGATCAATTCAAGGACGCCGCGACAGTCATGGAGGGAACAACACAGAGCATTCAAAACAACGCAGTTGAAATGATGGATAATGCCAAGGATTCCTCTGTTTCCTGGACTGACTGGGCAAAAGACAAGCTTGA GATGCTTGGTTTTTCCTCCGGAAGTCCATCACCGGCTGCGTCAACGGCAGAGGCACCGGCAAATGCAGCGGCACCATCATCATATACATTCTCAGAATCTACTGGATCAGTTGGAGCCGGACCCGCAGGGGCACCTCAGGCATATTAG
- the LOC119999864 gene encoding protein RADIALIS-like 5 — MASSSLNSSWTTKQNKLFEKALAVYDKDTPDRWQNVAKAVGGKSTEEVKRHYDRLVKDLMYIESGQVPLPNYKATSSNSGGIGDTQRIMKNLRI; from the exons ATGGCCTCAAGCTCCCTCAACTCCTCCTGGACAACTAAACAGAACAAGCTTTTTGAAAAGGCACTGGCTGTTTACGACAAGGATACCCCAGACCGCTGGCAAAATGTGGCCAAGGCTGTGGGTGGCAAATCTACTGAAGAAGTAAAAAGGCACTATGATCGTCTTGTTAAAGATCTCATGTATATAGAATCTGGTCAAGTCCCACTACCCAATTACAAAGCCACTAGCAGCAACAGTGGAGGAATTGGTGATACACAAAG GATTATGAAGAATTTAAGAATCTAA